From the Borreliella afzelii genome, the window AGAACGTATTCTTTTTTATTGCAATAAAATTCATGCGATTCACGAAGTAAAAGGCAAGGATGGGGTTGGCGCAACAATGGACTCAATGGAACTTGAAAGAGAAAGAGGAATCACAATAGCGTCAGCCGCAACTCACGTTGAATGGAAAGATTTTCCAATAAATATTATTGATACACCTGGTCACGTAGATTTTACAATTGAAGTTGAAAGGTCTCTTAGAGTGCTTGACGGGGCAATATTAGTTCTTGATTCTGTTGCGGGAGTTCAATCCCAATCAATAACTGTTGATAGACAACTTAAAAGATACAGCGTGCCGCGCCTTGCCTTTGTAAACAAATGTGATAAAACTGGAGCAAATCCCTATAATGTAAAAGATCAACTAAGATCAAAACTTGACTTAAACTCCGTTTTAATGCAAATCCCAATTGGATTAGAAGATAAACATATTGGGGTTATAGACCTTGTATTAATGAAAGCCTACTATTTTGAGGGAAAAGATGGAACAGAAATAATAGAAAAAGAAATACCCTCAGAACTCTTAGAAGAAGCAAAAAATAAAAGAGAAATGATGCTTGATGCTCTTGCCGATTTTAATGATGAACTCATGGAATTACACATGGAAGGAAAAGAAGTCCCTATTGAAATAATATACAATGCAATTAGAACAGGAACATTGGCTTTAAAATTATGCCCTGTATTCATGGGATCTGCTTATAAAAACAAAGGAGTACAATTACTCTTAGATGCTGTAACCAGATTTTTACCATCACCTCATGATATAAAAAACACTGCTCTTGACCTCAATAATAATGAAAAAGAAATCGATCTTAAAATTGACAATAACCTCCCAACTGTTGCTCTTGCATTTAAACTTGAAGACGGACAATATGGCCAATTAACCTATGTTAGAATCTATCAAGGAACTTTAAAAAAAGGACAAGAACTTATCAATTCAAGAACTTCTAAAAAATTCAAAGTTGGAAGACTTATTAGAATGCACGCTAATAATACAGAAGATATTGAATTTGGAGGAAGTGGCGACATTGTTGCTTTATTTGGAATAGAATGTGCATCAGGGGATACATTTTGTGATCCATCTATCAACTATTCAATGACATCAATGTTTATTCCAGACCCAGTAATTTCTCTTTCTGTAAAGCCGAAAGACAAAAAATCTGCTGACAATATGGCTAAAGCTCTTGGAAGATTTACAAAAGAAGATCCAACATTTAAAACTTATGTTGACATTGAATCAAACGAAACAATAATTCAAGGCATGGGAGAACTACACTTAGAGGTTTACATTGAAAGAATGAAAAG encodes:
- the fusA gene encoding elongation factor G encodes the protein MDYNKLRNIGISAHIDSGKTTLTERILFYCNKIHAIHEVKGKDGVGATMDSMELERERGITIASAATHVEWKDFPINIIDTPGHVDFTIEVERSLRVLDGAILVLDSVAGVQSQSITVDRQLKRYSVPRLAFVNKCDKTGANPYNVKDQLRSKLDLNSVLMQIPIGLEDKHIGVIDLVLMKAYYFEGKDGTEIIEKEIPSELLEEAKNKREMMLDALADFNDELMELHMEGKEVPIEIIYNAIRTGTLALKLCPVFMGSAYKNKGVQLLLDAVTRFLPSPHDIKNTALDLNNNEKEIDLKIDNNLPTVALAFKLEDGQYGQLTYVRIYQGTLKKGQELINSRTSKKFKVGRLIRMHANNTEDIEFGGSGDIVALFGIECASGDTFCDPSINYSMTSMFIPDPVISLSVKPKDKKSADNMAKALGRFTKEDPTFKTYVDIESNETIIQGMGELHLEVYIERMKREFKAEVETGMPQVAYRETITGKAEFNYTHKKQSGGAGQFGRVAGFMEPLNKEGETYEFVNLIKGGVIPTEYIPSCDKGFQKAMEKGTLIGFPIVDIKITINDGQYHIVDSSDIAFQLAAIGAFREAYEKAKPTILEPIMKVTLEGPTEFQGNMFGLLNQRRGIITGSLEDGSFSKVEAEVPLSEMFGFSTVLRSSTQGKAEFSMEFLKYGKVPSAIFDELRKKFNDQNKS